One genomic region from Uloborus diversus isolate 005 chromosome 2, Udiv.v.3.1, whole genome shotgun sequence encodes:
- the LOC129217589 gene encoding probable cyclin-dependent serine/threonine-protein kinase DDB_G0292550, producing the protein MMLSHPVLLGLFWLLLLSSTSGQSHVSTSETNKVYSYSYHIQHNGTTNSKEILRRVLGVDPEIGIDTPDEKAIVKTFSSPSIRGFFTKGVLPAGPLSRSFNPIFRNPVSTNPAIDEIKKVAVNNLQPPNTNIITGLLPPISPDISREFPGDFNGVNHLGNDYQNRDDFPKIPPPPPLINNNGVSQVQSFAKNTPDGGKIVGEVETYAFNPPPVVNSGYRHQENAEGFRRNENILNDREEVTGHRTQSYFKQQFRTVTPNLEGHNFPSSNRIDNNNNNNNQWWNVLNVFGERTNYDQNSGNLNQQTNYNNPRRMNIIPKPHIDSGFTNLRKEDLSNTINNNINQITSNVNDQLNRAFGSRLSGFNRQNGYQNRQGANAHNSYSYRNQDGNANKAVNLDFPMKFEPIAVVNNELPRNTNPTFSNINNNNVYHNLQNSNNGYRNDQSNQFHENAENLIQDVNSQLKNLHDSAAPILNNVGLTWDDDMRQNINNDWSRRQPNNRPFSNGHSGPLYNPPVPIKPVNFFKSTLEALVGGRDFNKEFQIPPIGGSQGGSYHNSGGGGVEKFFGIDKIMEGPNSYSRNQQRRYERNFQTNSNSGFERTNQWSGNSLRRLDAQSSKDDFSKDFIDVFRDDY; encoded by the exons ATGATGCTTTCG CACCCAGTACTCCTGGGCTTGTTTTGGTTGCTCCTGCTTAGTTCAACGAGCGGTCAATCACATGTAAGCACCAGCGAGACGAACAAAGTATATTCCTATTCCTACCACATCCAACATAATGGGACAACCAACTCTAAAGAAATCCTCAGGCGTGTGCTTGGTGTGGACCCCGAAATAGGCATCGACACTCCCGATGAAAAAGCCATCGTCAAGACGTTCTCAAGTCCGAGCATTCGCGGTTTCTTCACCAAGGGAGTCCTTCCGGCTGGCCCCTTGTCTCGAAGCTTCAACCCCATCTTCCGCAATCCTGTAAGCACCAACCCAGCAATCGATGAAATAAAGAAGGTTGCCGTGAACAACTTGCAACCGCCAAATACAAACATCATCACGGGTTTACTTCCACCAATTTCACCGGATATTTCGCGAGAGTTCCCTGGAGACTTTAACGGTGTCAACCACTTGGGAAACGATTACCAAAATCGAGATGATTTCCCGAAGATTCCTCCGCCACCGCCACTCATCAACAACAACGGTGTTTCTCAGGTTCAGAGTTTTGCCAAAAACACCCCCGACGGCGGTAAGATCGTAGGTGAAGTTGAAACGTACGCATTCAATCCTCCACCTGTGGTCAATTCTGGATATAGACATCAAGAAAATGCTGAAGGATTTcgcagaaatgaaaatattttgaacgataGGGAAGAAGTCACCGGGCACAGAACGCAGTCGTATTTCAAGCAGCAGTTTCGAACAGTAACTCCAAACTTAGAAGGCCATAATTTTCCATCTAGTAACAGAattgacaacaacaacaacaataacaatcAGTGGTGGAATGTTCTCAACGTCTTTGGCGAAAGAACTAATTATGATCAAAATTCCGGTAATTTGAATCAACAGACAAATTACAATAATCCGCGTCGTATGAATATAATTCCAAAACCGCACATCGATTCCGGTTTCACAAATCTTCGGAAGGAAGACTTAAGCAATACCATCAACAACAATATCAATCAGATTACGAGCAATGTTAACGACCAGCTAAATAGAGCCTTCGGTAGCAGGTTAAGTGGATTTAACCGACAAAATGGCTATCAAAACAGGCAAGGAGCTAATGCACACAATTCATATTCTTATCGAAATCAAGACGGCAATGCGAACAAAGCTGTTAACTTGGATTTTCCCATGAAATTTGAGCCCATTGCTGTTGTCAATAACGAACTACCACGGAATACTAATCCAACTTTCTCAAACATAAATAACAATAACGTTTACCATAATCTTCAGAATTCAAACAATGGATACAGAAACGATCAAAGCAACCAATTCCATGAGAATGCAGAAAACCTCATCCAGGATGTTAATTCTCAACTGAAAAATTTACATGACAGTGCCGCGCCAATTCTCAATAATGTAGGCTTAACTTGGGATGATGACATGCGTCAAAATATTAACAACGACTGGAGTAGAAGACAGCCAAACAATAGACCTTTCTCGAACGGTCATTCAGGTCCTTTGTACAATCCTCCAGTTCCAATCAAGCccgttaattttttcaaatcaacTTTAGAAGCTTTGGTAGGAGGAAGGGATTTCAACAAAGAATTCCAAATTCCACCGATAGGAGGTTCCCAAGGCGGAAGTTACCATAATTCTGGAGGAGGAGGGGTGGAAAAGTTTTTCGGTATCGATAAGATTATGGAAGGACCCAACTCGTACAGTCGTAATCAACAACGAAGGTACGAAAGAAATTTCCAAACGAACTCCAACAGTGGTTTCGAAAGAACTAACCAGTGGTCAGGAAACAGTCTAAGGCGATTAGATGCCCAAAGCTCTAAAGATGATTTCAGCAAGGATTTCATTGATGTTTTCAGAGACGATTATTGA